In a genomic window of Rhododendron vialii isolate Sample 1 chromosome 12a, ASM3025357v1:
- the LOC131310790 gene encoding tetraketide alpha-pyrone reductase 2-like produces MGVYCVTGGTGFIAGYLVKTLLEKGHTVRTTVRDPENVEKVGFLWELNGAKERLKMFKADLTVEGSFHQAIQGVDGVFHTASPVAVQYDENVQTTLIDPCIKGTQNVLSSCTNAGSVRRVVLTSSCSSIRYRNDVQQVSPLNESHWSDLEYCKRYNLWYAFAKTVAEKEAWKIAEKTGLDLVAVNPSYVVGPLLAPQPTSSLQLLLAVVKGLRGEYPNMTIGFVHIEDVVAAHILAMEESKATGRLICSNSVAHWSEIIDMLRAKYPSYPFEDRCSTNDGDNNPHSMNSGKIIKLGLPPLKTLDEMFDDSIKSFQDKGFL; encoded by the exons atgggagTGTATTGCGTAACAGGGGGAACGGGATTCATAGCGGGGTACCTAGTGAAGACGTTGTTGGAAAAGGGGCACACTGTCCGAACAACAGTTCGAGATCCAG AAAATGTGGAAAAGGTAGGGTTCCTTTGGGAACTGAATGGAGCCAAGGAGAGACTAAAGATGTTCAAAGCTGATTTAACGGTGGAAGGCAGCTTTCATCAGGCCATACAGGGAGTTGATGGGGTCTTCCATACTGCATCTCCGGTAGCCGTGCAGTATGATGAGAACGTTCAG ACAACTCTGATAGATCCATGTATAAAGGGAACCCAAAATGTTCTAAGCTCCTGCACCAACGCAGGCAGTGTGAGAAGGGTTGTGCTCACCTCTTCCTGCTCTTCTATAAGATACCGCAACGATGTCCAACAAGTTTCTCCTCTTAATGAATCTCACTGGAGCGATCTGGAGTACTGCAAACGCTACAAT CTGTGGTATGCATTTGCAAAGACTGTGGCAGAGAAAGAGGCATGGAAAATAGCAGAGAAAACCGGGCTTGATCTAGTGGCGGTCAACCCTTCTTATGTAGTTGGTCCATTGCTTGCTCCCCAACCGACCAGTTCACTCCAACTGTTATTGGCCGTTGTTAAGG GTTTGAGAGGAGAGTACCCGAATATGACCATAGGGTTTGTGCACATAGAAGATGTTGTTGCTGCACATATTCTGGCAATGGAGGAAAGCAAAGCAACTGGCAGGCTCATATGTTCTAACTCAGTGGCTCATTGGTCTGAGATCATTGACATGCTTAGGGCCAAATATCCATCCTATCCATTCGAAGACAG GTGTAGCACCAATGATGGAGATAACAACCCACACAGCATGAACAGTGGCAAGATTATTAAGTTGGGACTTCCTCCTTTGAAAACACTTGATGAAATGTTTGATGACAGCATCAAAAGTTTTCAAGACAAGGGGTTTCTGTAA
- the LOC131310788 gene encoding 3-ketoacyl-CoA synthase 6-like isoform X1, whose translation MPDFSNSVNLKYVKLGYQYLVNHFLTLSLVPIILGVMVQLFRFGPDEISRLWTALRFNFVHVLCSCFVIIFAATLYFMSKPRPVFLVDYACYKPPASCRVPFATFMEHSRLNLSKEPKSVDFQMRILERSGLGEETCLPPAIHFIPPTPTMESARGEAELVIFSLIDSLFDKTGIKPKDIDILIVNCSLFSPTPSLSAMVVNKYKMRSNIKTFNLSGMGCSAGVISIDLAHDLLQFHPNSNALVVSTEIITPNYYQGKERSMLLPNCLFRMGGAAILLSNRRSDRWRAKYRLLHVVRTHKAGGDDKAYRCVYEEEDPQGKIGISLSKDLMSIAGEALKSNITTIGPLVLPSSEQILFLLSLICRKIFNPKWKPYIPDFKQAFEHFCIHAGGRAVIDELQRNLRLSAEHVEASRMTLHRFGNTSSSSLWYETGYVEAKGRMRRGDRVWMIAFGSGFKCNSAVWKCNRNIKVSSDGPWFDCIDRYPVQIPEVVKL comes from the exons atgCCGGACTTCTCCAACTCCGTCAATCTCAAGTACGTAAAACTAGGCTACCAATACCTCGTAAACCACTTCCTCACCCTTTCACTCGTACCCATAATACTTGGTGTTATGGTTCAACTATTTCGGTTTGGCCCAGATGAGATTTCTAGGCTTTGGACAGCTCTCCGCTTCAATTTCGTTCATGTATTGTGCTCTTGTTTTGTGATTATATTTGCGGCGACTCTCTATTTCATGTCGAAGCCAAGGCCTGTTTTTCTCGTCGATTACGCTTGTTATAAGCCACCGGCATCGTGCCGAGTTCCGTTTGCGACGTTTATGGAGCATTCGAGGTTGAACTTGAGTAAAGAGCCCAAGAGTGTTGATTTCCAAATGAGAATTCTCGAAAG GTCCGGTCTAGGAGAGGAGACATGTTTGCCACCGGCAATACACTTCATTCCTCCAACACCAACCATGGAATCCGCCAGAGGAGAAGCAGAGCTCGTAATTTTCTCCTTAATCGATTCCTTATTCGACAAAACCGGGATAAAGCCCAAGGACATCGACATATTGATCGTGAATTGCAGCCTATTTTCCCCCACACCATCACTTTCCGCGATGGTGGTAAACAAGTACAAAATGAGGAGTAACATAAAGACTTTTAATCTATCTGGCATGGGGTGTAGTGCTGGGGTGATTTCAATCGATTTAGCTCACGATCTTCTTCAATTTCACCCCAATTCGAATGCTCTGGTTGTGAGCACGGAGATTATTACACCCAATTATTATCAGGGGAAAGAGAGGTCGATGCTTCTTCCCAACTGTTTGTTTCGAATGGGTGGCGCCGCTATTCTGTTATCCAACCGGAGGTCTGACCGGTGGCGAGCCAAGTACCGGTTGCTTCACGTTGTTAGAACCCACAAAG CAGGTGGAGATGATAAAGCCTATCGCTGTGTCTACGAAGAAGAAGACCCACAAGGCAAAATTGGGATATCCCTATCCAAGGACCTAATGTCCATAGCCGGAGAAGCCCTGAAATCCAACATCACCACCATAGGCCCACTAGTCCTTCCCTCATCCGAACAGATTctcttcctcctctccctcATCTGCCGCAAAATCTTCAACCCGAAATGGAAACCTTACATTCCTGACTTCAAACAAGCGTTCGAGCACTTTTGCATCCACGCGGGGGGCAGGGCGGTGATCGACGAGCTGCAGCGGAACCTACGGCTGTCAGCGGAGCACGTAGAGGCGTCACGGATGACGTTGCATAGGTTCGGGAATACGTCGTCCTCTTCCCTTTGGTATGAGACGGGGTACGTCGAGGCGAAAGGGAGGATGAGGAGAGGGGACAGAGTATGGATGATCGCGTTTGGGAGTGGGTTTAAGTGTAATAGTGCTGTTTGGAAATGCAACAGGAATATCAAGGTGTCGAGTGATGGACCCTGGTTTGACTGTATTGACAGGTACCCGGTTCAGATTCCTGAAGTGGTCAAGCTCTAA
- the LOC131310788 gene encoding 3-ketoacyl-CoA synthase 6-like isoform X2, with product MPDFSNSVNLKYVKLGYQYLVNHFLTLSLVPIILGVMVQLFRFGPDEISRLWTALRFNFVHVLCSCFVIIFAATLYFMSKPRPVFLVDYACYKPPASCRVPFATFMEHSRLNLSKEPKSVDFQMRILERSGLGEETCLPPAIHFIPPTPTMESARGEAELVIFSLIDSLFDKTGIKPKDIDILIVNCSLFSPTPSLSAMVVNKYKMRSNIKTFNLSGMGCSAGVISIDLAHDLLQFHPNSNALVVSTEIITPNYYQGKERSMLLPNCLFRMGGAAILLSNRRSDRWRAKYRLLHVVRTHKGGDDKAYRCVYEEEDPQGKIGISLSKDLMSIAGEALKSNITTIGPLVLPSSEQILFLLSLICRKIFNPKWKPYIPDFKQAFEHFCIHAGGRAVIDELQRNLRLSAEHVEASRMTLHRFGNTSSSSLWYETGYVEAKGRMRRGDRVWMIAFGSGFKCNSAVWKCNRNIKVSSDGPWFDCIDRYPVQIPEVVKL from the exons atgCCGGACTTCTCCAACTCCGTCAATCTCAAGTACGTAAAACTAGGCTACCAATACCTCGTAAACCACTTCCTCACCCTTTCACTCGTACCCATAATACTTGGTGTTATGGTTCAACTATTTCGGTTTGGCCCAGATGAGATTTCTAGGCTTTGGACAGCTCTCCGCTTCAATTTCGTTCATGTATTGTGCTCTTGTTTTGTGATTATATTTGCGGCGACTCTCTATTTCATGTCGAAGCCAAGGCCTGTTTTTCTCGTCGATTACGCTTGTTATAAGCCACCGGCATCGTGCCGAGTTCCGTTTGCGACGTTTATGGAGCATTCGAGGTTGAACTTGAGTAAAGAGCCCAAGAGTGTTGATTTCCAAATGAGAATTCTCGAAAG GTCCGGTCTAGGAGAGGAGACATGTTTGCCACCGGCAATACACTTCATTCCTCCAACACCAACCATGGAATCCGCCAGAGGAGAAGCAGAGCTCGTAATTTTCTCCTTAATCGATTCCTTATTCGACAAAACCGGGATAAAGCCCAAGGACATCGACATATTGATCGTGAATTGCAGCCTATTTTCCCCCACACCATCACTTTCCGCGATGGTGGTAAACAAGTACAAAATGAGGAGTAACATAAAGACTTTTAATCTATCTGGCATGGGGTGTAGTGCTGGGGTGATTTCAATCGATTTAGCTCACGATCTTCTTCAATTTCACCCCAATTCGAATGCTCTGGTTGTGAGCACGGAGATTATTACACCCAATTATTATCAGGGGAAAGAGAGGTCGATGCTTCTTCCCAACTGTTTGTTTCGAATGGGTGGCGCCGCTATTCTGTTATCCAACCGGAGGTCTGACCGGTGGCGAGCCAAGTACCGGTTGCTTCACGTTGTTAGAACCCACAAAG GTGGAGATGATAAAGCCTATCGCTGTGTCTACGAAGAAGAAGACCCACAAGGCAAAATTGGGATATCCCTATCCAAGGACCTAATGTCCATAGCCGGAGAAGCCCTGAAATCCAACATCACCACCATAGGCCCACTAGTCCTTCCCTCATCCGAACAGATTctcttcctcctctccctcATCTGCCGCAAAATCTTCAACCCGAAATGGAAACCTTACATTCCTGACTTCAAACAAGCGTTCGAGCACTTTTGCATCCACGCGGGGGGCAGGGCGGTGATCGACGAGCTGCAGCGGAACCTACGGCTGTCAGCGGAGCACGTAGAGGCGTCACGGATGACGTTGCATAGGTTCGGGAATACGTCGTCCTCTTCCCTTTGGTATGAGACGGGGTACGTCGAGGCGAAAGGGAGGATGAGGAGAGGGGACAGAGTATGGATGATCGCGTTTGGGAGTGGGTTTAAGTGTAATAGTGCTGTTTGGAAATGCAACAGGAATATCAAGGTGTCGAGTGATGGACCCTGGTTTGACTGTATTGACAGGTACCCGGTTCAGATTCCTGAAGTGGTCAAGCTCTAA